A genomic region of Pararge aegeria chromosome 11, ilParAegt1.1, whole genome shotgun sequence contains the following coding sequences:
- the LOC120627657 gene encoding synaptic vesicle glycoprotein 2C-like isoform X1, whose translation MMKKTIETVSKTIDECDKNENNDVDLDQALNVAGLGWYNIRYSLALAMFLISAIIEPVGYSFLLPAAKCDLEITDSQRGFIGSVPYIGIVLTSFPWGFLVDTRGRKKMVVYSSFAAGIFGILAAFMPDLISFTIFKFLSSLCIACPAAVPYSFIGELLPQRYRDITLSIVNAMQISGSAMVPLLAWAILPLDFRVDFGLYEFRPWRLLAMIYSSVFLLSATMMSFGPESPKFLVSQGRHDDSLQVLKNIYSGNTGKPGDYYPVKRLKLPVQAQLEKPSFVQSLVQQTVPLVKPPYLKWMVLSGTLLFGIFATLNGLYMWLPDVLNRVLTGSGVGMTACEVIAQRLNETNVNAECDDSIASTTFMINTIANFSCAFIALGISSTVKFLGKKTLLLLVYVTIGLFCILINVVTQDILFAILLSSLPLTGLALGPINAYAVEIYPTNLRGMAIGLSMMVGRIGSIVGTNVAGVLINVACEATFYLFGGALIFCGALSLLLPKSKTKPDEKKNFVVTHL comes from the exons ATGATGAAAAAAACTATAGAAACCGTGTCCAAAACTATTGATGAGTGTGATAAAAATGAGAACAATGATGTCGATTTGGATCAAGCCCTTAACGTGGCAG GTCTGGGGTGGTATAACATAAGATACTCTCTCGCGCTGGCGATGTTCCTAATATCTGCCATTATCGAACCAGTAGGATACTCGTTTCTGTTGCCGGCAGCGAAATGTGACCTTGAGATTACGGACTCCCAGCGCGGTTTCATCGGATCCGTTCCTTACATTG GTATAGTTTTAACGTCATTCCCATGGGGTTTCCTCGTGGACACCCGTGGGAGGAAAAAGATGGTGGTTTACAGCTCTTTTGCCGCAGGTATATTCGGCATCCTCGCGGCTTTTATGCCTGATCTCATTAGTTTTACAATCTTCAAATTTTTGTCTTCACTGTG caTAGCTTGTCCCGCTGCCGTGCCATATTCTTTCATCGGTGAACTATTACCACAAAGATATAGAGATATAACACTCTCAATAGTCAACGCCATGCAAATATCCGGATCTGCTATGGTACCTT tattaGCATGGGCAATATTACCTCTCGATTTTCGAGTCGACTTTGGTTTATACGAGTTCCGACCCTGGAGGTTACTCGCTATGATATACTCGAGCGTTTTTCTCCTAAGTGCCACTATGATGTCTTTCGGGCCGGAGAGCCCAAAATTCCTGGTCTCGCAAGGCAGGCACGACGACTCATTGCAAGTGTTGAAGAATATATACTCGGGGAATACTGGAAAACCGGGTGATTATTATCCA GTAAAGAGGCTAAAATTGCCGGTTCAGGCTCAATTGGAAAAGCCTTCTTTCGTGCAATCACTTGTACAACAAACAGTACCTTTAGTTAAACCACCGTATTTGAAGTGGATGGTTCTGAGCGGAACTTTACTATTTGGAATATTTGCCAC ttTGAACGGGTTATACATGTGGCTACCAGATGTGCTAAACAGAGTCCTGACTGGCAGCGGTGTTGGTATGACTGCATGCGAAGTTATTGCTCAAAGGCTTAACGAG ACGAACGTGAACGCGGAATGCGACGACTCGATTGCCAGCACAACATTTATGATAAACACGATCGCAAACTTTTCTTGCGCCTTTATTGCGCTTGGAATCAGTAGTACTGTAAAATTTTTGGGCAAGAAAACCTTACTGCTGTTAGTGTATGTGACCATTGGTTTGTTCTGTATACTTATCAATGTGGTTACGCAGGATATACTGTTTGCGATACTGCTGTCTTCACTGCCTCTCACGGGACTCGCACTAGGTCCTATTAATGCGTATGCGGTGGAGATATATCCTACGAATTTGAG GGGAATGGCCATAGGTCTGTCGATGATGGTCGGAAGGATAGGTTCGATAGTTGGCACGAATGTCGCTGGGGTATTAATAAACGTTGCTTGCGAGGCTACTTTCTATCTTTTTGGAGGAGCTTTGATAT TTTGTGGAGCCCTCTCATTGCTGTTACCAAAATCAAAAACCAAACCCGACGAAAAGAAGAACTTTGTAGTAACACATCTGTAG
- the LOC120627657 gene encoding synaptic vesicle glycoprotein 2C-like isoform X2, which produces MFLISAIIEPVGYSFLLPAAKCDLEITDSQRGFIGSVPYIGIVLTSFPWGFLVDTRGRKKMVVYSSFAAGIFGILAAFMPDLISFTIFKFLSSLCIACPAAVPYSFIGELLPQRYRDITLSIVNAMQISGSAMVPLLAWAILPLDFRVDFGLYEFRPWRLLAMIYSSVFLLSATMMSFGPESPKFLVSQGRHDDSLQVLKNIYSGNTGKPGDYYPVKRLKLPVQAQLEKPSFVQSLVQQTVPLVKPPYLKWMVLSGTLLFGIFATLNGLYMWLPDVLNRVLTGSGVGMTACEVIAQRLNETNVNAECDDSIASTTFMINTIANFSCAFIALGISSTVKFLGKKTLLLLVYVTIGLFCILINVVTQDILFAILLSSLPLTGLALGPINAYAVEIYPTNLRGMAIGLSMMVGRIGSIVGTNVAGVLINVACEATFYLFGGALIFCGALSLLLPKSKTKPDEKKNFVVTHL; this is translated from the exons ATGTTCCTAATATCTGCCATTATCGAACCAGTAGGATACTCGTTTCTGTTGCCGGCAGCGAAATGTGACCTTGAGATTACGGACTCCCAGCGCGGTTTCATCGGATCCGTTCCTTACATTG GTATAGTTTTAACGTCATTCCCATGGGGTTTCCTCGTGGACACCCGTGGGAGGAAAAAGATGGTGGTTTACAGCTCTTTTGCCGCAGGTATATTCGGCATCCTCGCGGCTTTTATGCCTGATCTCATTAGTTTTACAATCTTCAAATTTTTGTCTTCACTGTG caTAGCTTGTCCCGCTGCCGTGCCATATTCTTTCATCGGTGAACTATTACCACAAAGATATAGAGATATAACACTCTCAATAGTCAACGCCATGCAAATATCCGGATCTGCTATGGTACCTT tattaGCATGGGCAATATTACCTCTCGATTTTCGAGTCGACTTTGGTTTATACGAGTTCCGACCCTGGAGGTTACTCGCTATGATATACTCGAGCGTTTTTCTCCTAAGTGCCACTATGATGTCTTTCGGGCCGGAGAGCCCAAAATTCCTGGTCTCGCAAGGCAGGCACGACGACTCATTGCAAGTGTTGAAGAATATATACTCGGGGAATACTGGAAAACCGGGTGATTATTATCCA GTAAAGAGGCTAAAATTGCCGGTTCAGGCTCAATTGGAAAAGCCTTCTTTCGTGCAATCACTTGTACAACAAACAGTACCTTTAGTTAAACCACCGTATTTGAAGTGGATGGTTCTGAGCGGAACTTTACTATTTGGAATATTTGCCAC ttTGAACGGGTTATACATGTGGCTACCAGATGTGCTAAACAGAGTCCTGACTGGCAGCGGTGTTGGTATGACTGCATGCGAAGTTATTGCTCAAAGGCTTAACGAG ACGAACGTGAACGCGGAATGCGACGACTCGATTGCCAGCACAACATTTATGATAAACACGATCGCAAACTTTTCTTGCGCCTTTATTGCGCTTGGAATCAGTAGTACTGTAAAATTTTTGGGCAAGAAAACCTTACTGCTGTTAGTGTATGTGACCATTGGTTTGTTCTGTATACTTATCAATGTGGTTACGCAGGATATACTGTTTGCGATACTGCTGTCTTCACTGCCTCTCACGGGACTCGCACTAGGTCCTATTAATGCGTATGCGGTGGAGATATATCCTACGAATTTGAG GGGAATGGCCATAGGTCTGTCGATGATGGTCGGAAGGATAGGTTCGATAGTTGGCACGAATGTCGCTGGGGTATTAATAAACGTTGCTTGCGAGGCTACTTTCTATCTTTTTGGAGGAGCTTTGATAT TTTGTGGAGCCCTCTCATTGCTGTTACCAAAATCAAAAACCAAACCCGACGAAAAGAAGAACTTTGTAGTAACACATCTGTAG